DNA from Micromonospora nigra:
CATAACTTCATGATCAACGCAGTCAGTGCCGAGGCGCAGCGTCCGGCGGGAACCCACGGGTAACCACGGCCTCCCCAGGGTCCCGACCGAGGTCTACGCTTGCCCCGTGACGGTGGAGCAGCAGGCGCGGGGCACGACGAACAGCACGGGTTCGGGTCGGCGCCGGTCCCGCAAGGACGAGATCCTGGAGATCGCGGTCGGGCTCTTCGCGGCGAAGGGCTACCACGGCGTCTCCATGGACGACATCGGCGCCGCCGCCGGGGTCACCGGTCCGGCGCTCTACCACCACTTCGCCGGCAAGGAGGCGATGCTGGTCGCCGCGCTGGTGCCGGTCAGCGAGGGGCTGCTCGCGGGCGGGCAGGAGCGGGCCGCCGGCCGCCCGGGCGACCCGCGCGGCGCACTCGAGTCGCTGATCGACTTCCATGTCGAGTTCGCCCTGGCCAATCCTGCCGTCATCGCCCTGCACCTGCACGAACTGGACCGCCTTCCCGAGGAGCCCCGTCGGCGGATCCGCCGGCTCCAGCGGCTCTACGTCGAGGAGTGGGTGACCGTACTGACCGCGCTGCACGCCGGGCTGCCCGACGGGGAGGCACGCGTGCTGGCGCACGCGGCGTTCGGCCTGATGAACTCGACGCCTTTCCTCGGCGGGGAGGTCGACCGCCATCGTCGGGCCGAGCTGCTGCGCTCCGCGACCCTGGCCGCCCTCCTGGCGCCGACCACCCCGGCCTGACCCCGCCACGCGGGAGGACCGGCAGTGGGTCGGCAACCTGGGGCCCCGCTGCGGGAGGGCCGACGAATCGGCAACCTGTGACTCGTCAGCGGGTCGGCAGTCCTGTTACTCGTGAGTAAGGGGAGGCGCGTGGTTACCTGGCAGCCGTCCCCACCCCTAGGACGCTGGGAGGAAACATGATCGAGTCGCTGCTGGTCGCCAACCGGGGCGAGATCGCCCGTCGGATCATCCGCACCGCGAGGCGGCTCGGCGTGCGCGCGATCGCGGTGCACTCGGAGGCGGACGCCGACCTGCCGTTCGTGGCCGAGGCGGACGAGGCGGTCTGCGTGGGCCCGGCGAACCCGGCACAGAGCTACCGCAACGTGGAGGGGATCCTCGCCGCCGCGAAGTCGACCGGCGCCCAGGCCATCCACCCCGGCTACGGCTTCCTGTCGGAGAACGCGGACTTCGCCCGTACCGTCGAGTCGAGCGGCCTGGTGTGGGTCGGACCCGGCGCGGACGCGATCACCGCGATGGGCGACAAGATCAACGCACGGAACCTGATGGCGGCGGCCGGGGTGCCGGTCGCGCCGGGCACCACCGAGCCGGCGGCCGACCTCGCCGCGGCGGTCGCCGCCGCCGCCGAGATCGGCTACCCGGTGATGGTGAAGGCCGCCGCGGGCGGTGGCGGCATGGGCATGGGCGTGGCCACCGACGAGGCCGCGCTGACCACCGAGTACGAGAAGGTGCGCACCTTCGCGGAGCGGATGTTCGGCGACGGCTCGGTGCTGATCGAGCGGTACTTTCCCCGGGTACGCCACGTCGAGGTGCAGATCCTCGGCCTGGCCGACGGCCGGGTGGTGGCCCTCGGCGAGCGCGAGTGCTCGGTGCAGCGGCGCAACCAGAAGCTGGTGGAGGAGTCCCCGTCCCCGGCGGTGTCGCCGGAGCTGCGGGAGCGGTTCCTGGCCGCGGCGGTGCGGGCGGGCGAGGCGGTGGGCTACCGCAACGCGGGCACGGTCGAGTGCCTGCTCGACCCCGCCACGGGCGAGTTCTTCTTCCTGGAGATGAACACCCGGCTCCAGGTGGAGCACCCGGTGACCGAGCTGGTGTACGGGGTCGACCTGGTCGAGGAGCAGTTGCGGGTGGCGGCCGGCCTCGCGCCGACCTTCGACCCGGACGCGCTCGCCCCGCGTGGGCACGCCATCGAGCTGCGGGTCAACGCCGAGGACCCGAAGCGGTTCCTGCCCGGCCCCGGCGTGATCAGGACCTGGGTGGAGCCGGCGGGCGAAGGGGTGCGGGTCGACTCGGGGTACGCGGCGGACAACACGGTGACCCCGTTCTACGACAGCCTGATGGCGAAACTGATCGTCAGTGGTGCGACCCGCGCGGAGGCGATCGAGCAGGCGAGGGCTGCGGTGGCGGGCTTCGAGATCGCCGGCCCGAAGAACAATCTGCCGTTCTTCGCCGAGCTGCTGGAGAACGCGGAGTTCCTCTCCGGCGACTACGACACGGGGATCGTCTCCCGGATGCGCTGACCGCGTCGTACGCACGGCCGACCGTCCGGTCGCGGCCCGTCGGTGGTCGCGGCGGCCGGTCGGCCTGCGGTGGCGTGATGGCCGGCGTGCCGGCGGTGCCTGCGGTGGCGTGGTGCCCACGGGGCCGTGGTGGCGGCGACTCGTGGCGCCTGCCGGGCGTGGTGGCATGCTGGGGACACATCACGCGCCATGCCGTCACAGTGAGGTGATCCCTTATGGCGGAACTGCCGGAATTCGTGTCGATCCGTGAGGTCGGGCCCCGCGACGGGCTCCAGAACGAGGAGCCCATCCCGACCGATGCGAAGGTGCGGCTGCTCGATGCCCTCTCCCGCACCGGGGTGCGGCGGATCGAGGCCGTGTCGTTCGTGCACCCGAAGGCGATCCCGCAGATGGCCGACGCCGACGAGGTGTGGCGGCGGGCCGCGAGGGTCGACGGGGTGCGCTACTCGGCGCTGGTGCCGAACACCCGGGGCGCGCAGCGGGCCCTCGCCGCCGGTTTCACCGAGATCGAGGTCGTCGTCTCGGCCAGCGACACCCACAACCGGCGCAACGTCAACCGCTCCACCGACGAGTCGCTCGACGACATCGCCGAGCTGATCGAGCTGCTGCACGGTGCCGGCGCGCGGGCCGAGGTGATCGTGGCGACGAGCTTCGGCTGCCCCTACGAGGGGGACACCGAGCCCGCGCGGGTCGCGGCCATCGTCGACCGGGTGGTCCGGGACGGCGCGGACCGTGTCGCCTTCGGCGACACCACCGGCATGGGTACGCCCCGGCGGGTCCGCGACCTGCTCACCGCCGTCCGTGACCGCAACGCCCAGGTGCCGGTGCTGATGCACTTCCACAACACCCGGGGCACCGCCCTGGCGAACATGCTGACCGCTCTGGAACTGGGCGTCACCGAGTTCGACGCCAGCGTCGGCGGCCTGGGCGGGTGCCCGTACGCGCCGGGGGCCAGCGGCAACCTGGCCACCGAGGAGGCGGTGCACATGCTGCACGACATGGGCATCGACACCGGCATCGACCTGGACGCCCTGATCGAGGTCGCGGAGCTGGCCGAGGAACTGACCGGCCGTCGCCTTCCCTCGGGGGTGCTGCGGGCCGGCCCGCGCAGCCGCCTCACCCCGCTCCCGGTCTGACCATCCGTGGCCGGTCTCCCGGTCGGGCCGGCCCTACGCCCGCCAACCTTGATCAGGCGCGACATGCGGCATGTCGCGGTATCCGCGCCGCCTGATGGCGCGACATGCCGCATGTCACGCCCCGCGCCCGCGCCCGCGCCCGGGCCCGCGCCCGCCTCGGCCCGCGCCCGGGCCCGCGCCCGCCTCGGCCCGCGCCCGGGCCCGCGCCCGCCTCGGCCCGCGCCCGGGCCCGCGCCCGCCTCGGCCCGCGCCCGGGCCCGGGCCCGGGCCCGGGCGCGCCCCGGCCCGCGGCCCATCCTTCGGGGCCAGTGGTCGGGTCGCCGGCAGGCGAGTTCGTGGGGTAGCCTAACGATCGTTCAGGTCAGGCGGCGCGCTCACGAGGCGGGTCGGCGCAGGGGCGAGGGAGTCGGCGTGACGCTCGACGGTGAGGCACTGGAGCAGCTGCGTAAGCGCGCCCGGGCCGGCGGTGCGGACAAGTACCACGCGGCGAACGCCGCCAAGGGCAAGCTGTTCGCCCGCGAGCGGGTCGCGCTGCTGGTCGACGAGGGCTCCTTCGTCGAGGACGGTCTCTACGCCAACGCGACGGCCGAGGGTCTGCCCGCCGACGGTGTGGTCACCGGCACCGCCACCATCGACGGCCGGCAGGTCTGCCTGATGGCCAACGACTCCACGGTCAAGGCCGGCAGTTGGGGCGCGCGAACCGTCGAGAAGATCATCCGGATCATCGAGCGGGCGTACGCGACCGGCGTGCCGATGGTCTACCTCGTCGACTCGGCCGGCGCCCGGATCACCGACCAGGTCGACCTCTTCCCGGGCCGGCGTGGTGCCGGAAAGATCTTCTGGAACCAGGTCCGCGCCTCCGGCTCGATCCCGCAGGTGTGCGCCCTGTTCGGGCCGAGCGCAGCCGGTGGGGCGTACATCCCGGCGTTCTGCGACGTGGTGGCCATGGTGGACGGCAACGCCAGCATGTATCTCGGCTCCGACCGGATGGTCGAGATGGTCACCGGCGAGAAGACCACGCTGGAGGCGATGGGCGGGGCGAAGGTGCACTGCGCCGAGTCCGGCGTCGGGCACTTCCTCTGCAAGACCGAGGCCGACGCGCTCGACGTGGTCAGGCGCTACCTGTCCTACCTGCCGGCGAACTGGACCCAGGCCCCGCCGGCCGCGCCGGCCGTCGAGGCGTCCGCGAAGGTCGACCTGGCAGCGCTGGTTCCGGCCAGTGAGCGGCAGGCGTTCGACATGCGCCGGTACGTCAAAGGTCTGCTCGACGACGGCAGCTTCTTCGAGATCCAGGCGCTGTGGGCCAAGGAGTTGACCATCGGCTTCGGCCGGTTGAACGGCGAGGTCGTCGGCGTGGTCGGCAACAACTCGATGTTCAAGGGCGGGGTGCTCTTCGTCGACTCGGCCGACAAGGCGACCCGGTTCGTGCAGCTCTGCGACGCGTTCAACGTGCCGCTGCTGTTCCTGTCCGACGTGCCCGGGTTCATGGTCGGCAGTGCGGTGGAGAAGCAGGGCATCATCCGGCACGGCGCCAAGATGATCACTGCGATCTCCGAGGCGACCGTACCGAAGATCTGTGTGGTGGTGCGCAAGGCGTACGGTGCGGGCCTCTACGCGATGGCCGGCCCCGGCTTCGAGCCGGACGCGACGATCGCCCTGCCGACCGCGAAGATCGCGGTGATGGGTGCGGAGGCCGCGGTCAACGCCGTCTACGCCAACAAGATCGCGGCCATCACCGACGAGGCCGAGCGGGCGGCGTTCGTCGCCGCCAAGCGCGAGGAGTACGAGCGCGACATCGACGTCGTCCGGCTGGCCAGCGAGCTGGTCGTCGACGCGATCGTGGAGCCGCACGAGCTGCGCGCCGAACTGGTCCGCCGCTTCGCCGCCGCCCGCACCAGGGACCGTCACTTCTCCCGACGCCGGCACGGCGTCACCCCGGTCTGACCCGACCGGGCGGACCGAGCCGGGCGGCCGGCACCACCCTCCGCACCGCAGGCAGCGGGACCCATCGCACATTTCGCTCCACCGGATCACCACCGAGGATCCGGCCCCGTGACAAGACCCAGACCGGCCGGCGTCACGAGCGACCGGCGGAGCCGTCGTAACAGGAGGAACCTGATGGACTTCCGGCTCACCGAGGAGCAAGAGGCGCTGCGCTCCAGCGTGCGGGACTTCGCGCGCGAGGTGGTCGCGCCGGTCATCGCCGAGCACTACGAGAAGCACACCTTCCCGTACGAGGTGATCCGGCAGATGGGCAAGATGGGCCTGTTCGGGCTCCCCTTCCCCGAGGAGCACGGCGGCATGGGCGGGGACTACTTCGCGTTGTGCCTGGCCCTGGAGGAACTGGCCCGGGTCGACTCGTCCGTGGCGATCACCCTGGAGGCGGCGGTCTCGCTCGGGGCGATGCCGATCTTCCGCTTCGGCACGGCCGAGCAGAAGGCGCAGTGGCTGCCCAGGCTGCTCAGCGGCGAGGCCCTGGCGGGCTTCGGGCTGACCGAACCGGGCACCGGGTCGGACGCCGGTGGCACGCAGACGAGGGCGGTGCTCGACGGCGACGAGTGGGTGATCAACGGCTCGAAGGCGTTCATCACCAACTCCGGCACCGACATCACGGCGTTGGTCACCGTCACCGCCGTCACCGGCACCCGGCCCGACGGGTCGAAGGAGCTGTCGACGATCATCGTGCCGAGCGGGACGCCCGGCTTCACGGTCGCCCCCGGCTACTCGAAGGTCGGCTGGACGGCCTCGGACACCCACGAGCTGACGTTCGACGACTGCCGGGTGCCGGCGGCGAACCTGCTCGGTGAGCGGGGCCGGGGTTTCGCCCAGTTCCTGCGGATTCTCGACGAGGGGCGGATCGCCATCGCCGCCCTGGCGGTCGGCCTCGCCCAGGGTTGCGTCGACGAGTCGGTGAAGTACGCGCGGGAGCGCGAGGCCTTCGGTCAGCCGATCGGCAACTACCAGGCCATCCAGTTCAAGATCGCGGACATGGAGATGAAGGCGCACACCGCCCGCCTGGCGTACTACGACGCCGCCGCCCGGATGCTGGCCGGCGAGCCGTTCAAGCGGCAGGCCGCCATCGCCAAGCTGCACGCCAGCACGATCGCCGTCGACAACGCCCGCGAGGCCACCCAGATCCACGGCGGGTACGGCTTCATGAACGAATACCCGGTGGCCCGGTTCTGGCGGGACTCGAAGATCCTGGAGATCGGCGAGGGCACCTCCGAGGTGCAGCGCATGATCATCGCCCGCGACCTGGGGATGTGACGACGGGCCGGGGCTGTCGGGTATCCGCAGGCCGGCGTCGGTAGCCCGACGCTGCGCTGAGAGGGGTCACACCTCGACCGTACGCTTCGTCCCCATGACGCCGGGCCATCATCGTCCGCAGGGTGCGCGTACTCCGTTGCCGGACCTGCTGCGCCAGCACCGACTCGCCGCCGGTCTCACCCAGGCCGAGCTGGCGGCGCAGGCGGGGGTGGGGGTCCGGACGCTCCGTGACCTGGAGCGCGGCCGGTCCGCTCGCCCGCAACGCACCACCGTGGAGCTGCTGGCCGGGGCGCTCGGCCTGGCCGGCACGGCCCGGTCGGCGTTTCTCGCCGCCGCCCGCGGGGTCGTCCCCGACACCGTCGAGCCGGCCCGGCCCACCGCGGTCGCACTGCCCGCGCCGCCGAAGCTGTTCGGCCGGGAACAGGATGTCGTCGAGCTGGTCGAGCTGCTCACCGGCGGCCCGGGTCCCCGGCTGGTCAGCCTGGTGGGACTGGCCGGGGTGGGCAAGACCGCCCTGGCCCTGTCGGTGGCCCGCGTGGTCGCCGCCCACTATCCGGGAGGTGTCGCGGGGGTGCTGGTCGGGCCCGGCTCGGACGCCACCGACGTGCTGGCCACCGCCCTGACCGTGTACGACGTGCCGAGCCTGGCCGACCTGGCCGCCCGGATCGCCGACCGGCCGGCGCTGCTGCTGGTGGACGCGGCTGAACGGGCGCCCGATCCGGTTGCCGGGGTGGTGCACCGGCTGACCGCCGTGGCACCGTCGCTGCGGGTGCTGGCCGCCGGACGTCACCCCGTCGGGCTGCCCGGCGAGCGGGTGTGGCCGGTGAGCCCGCTGGAGGTGCCGCCGCCCGACGCGCCCGTCGAGGCGCTCGCCCACTATCCGGCCATGGCGTTGTTCACCGCCCGGTTGGCCCAGGCCCGCGGCGAGCCGCCGACCGCGGCCGAGCTGCCGGCGGGGGCCGCGCTCGTCCGCCGGCTGGGCGGCCTGCCGCTGGCCATCGAGCTGATGGCGGCCCGGGGCCGTCTGCTGGATCCCACCGAACTGCTGGACCGGTACGGCGATCGCGTCCTCGACCTGACCACCGACCTGTCCGACGGTGCGGACTGGCGCGGGGACAACCGGTCGGGCACGGGCTCCGGGTGGGGCGACGACAGCAAGGCAGCGGTGGCGGGGACCCTGCGGGACGCCGTCGCGACGAGCTACCACCTGCTCACCCCGACGGAGCGGGCGGCGTTGTGCCGGTTGGCCGCTTTCGGCAACCGCTGGTCGGTGGAGTTGGCGGAGGAGATGCTCGGCGACGGCGTCGACGCGGTTCCGCTGCTGGACCGCTTCCTCGAACTGGGTCTGCTCAGCGTCCGGGGCGCGGGTCCGTTCCGGTTCCGTCTGCTCGACGCCGTGCGGGACTTCGCCATCGAACGGGCCACCGGCGAGGGTGAGCTGGCGGGGATCCGACGCCGGCACGCCCGCGTACTGGCCCGACTGGTCGCCCGGGCCCTGCCGGAACTGGCCGGGGTGGAACCGGCGGCTGCCGTGCGCCGGCTCGACGAGGTGGGTGGGGACATCAGTGCCGCCCTGGCGTACGCGGCGGCCGACGATCCGGTGACGGCGCTGCGACTGGCGTCGGGGCTGCCCCGCTGGTGGCGGCTTCGCGGGCGGGACGTGGCCGGCCGGCAGTGGCTGCTGCGGCTGCTCGCCGACCCGCGTACGGCCGACGCCGATCCGGCGGTACGGGCCTGGGCCCTGCTCGGCGTGGCCCGGCTCGCCGCCGAGCACGGTGCGGCGGCCGAGGAACTGCCGGCGGCCCGGGCGGCCGTGGTGGCCTTCGGGCAGCTCGGCGACCGCAGCGGGGAGTTGGCGGCGCGAACGACCCTCTGCGACCTGCTGGCCGCGACGGGTGCCGCCGACGCGGCGCTGGTGGAGGCCGAGGGGGTGTTGGCGCTGGCCGACCGCAATGGCCTGATCCGGGAGGGTGCGCTCGCCCGGATGCGCCTGACCTGGCACGACGTCCGGGTCGGTGACCTGCTGGCAGCCCGACGTCGGCTGGCCACGGTCGACCGGCTGGCCGCCCAGTGCGGTGACCGCCGGCTGCGGCTGCTGGCCCGGGCCGGCGTGGCGGAGGTGTTCCGCCTGGAGGGCCGGTACGCCGATGCGGTGGACGAGGGACGGCGCGTGTTGGCGGGCCTGAACTCGTTGGGTGAGCAGGGGCACCGGGTGCGGGGCACCGTGGGTCTGGCGTTGGCCCAGGACGGGCGGGCCGCCGAGGCCGCCGAGGTGCTGGCCGAGTTGCCCCGGCAGGACGCAGCCGTGGCGCTGATCGAGGGGACGTTGGCGCTGCACCGGGGGGACCGGGAGCAGGCGGCGGAGTGGTTCGCCGCCGCCGCCGACGCGGGCGCGACGGTCCGGGACCGCCGCGACGCGGTGGAGGCGTTGGTGGGACTGGCGGCCAGCACGGCCGATCCGGCGGTGCTGGATCGCCTCGACCTGGTGTGTCAGCGCGACGGCGTCCGGCTGCTGTCGCACGAGGAAGGTCTGTTGTATGCCCTGGCCGCAGCGCGCAGGGGCACCGCAGGGTTCGCGGGAGGAGGGCAGCGGGGAGGCGCGGACGATCGAGCCCCCTGGTCAACCCCTCGCTCATCGCCCGCGCCAGCACCCCCCCCGAGTGCGTACCCCGCTGCACGGAGACTAGCCAGGAACGGCCTCGTTGCCGGTCCGTTTTAATCGACTATCTCCCTTGGCTGACGGAGTTCTGCCGGTCTTTCTGCCGGTTCCGCCACCGGCCCTGTTCTGCTCGGCGGGCAGGGAGCTCAGTGGTCCGTCGGGGCGGGTCCGGTCGGTGCCGCATGGCAGGTGCTGCCGGCGGTGGCCCCGGGATGGACGGCGTCGCGGATCCGCCGCAGGCCGTCGAGCAGGGCGCGTAGCGCCGCCGGATCGAGCTGGCCGGTGAACCACTGCTCGATGAGCTCCAGGTGCCCGGGGAGGGTCTGGTCGAGCCGGTGCAGTCCGGCCTTGGTCACCACCGCGTACGAGCTGCGCCGGTCGGCGGGGCAGGCCCGGCGGGTGAGGAGCCCGTCGCGTTCCATCCGGTCGACCACCCGGGTGACCCCGCTGGTGGACAGGGAGGTCTGGGCCGCCAGATCGGTCATCCTCAGCTGGTTGCCCGGGGAGCGGGCCAGGCGGGTCAGCACCTCGAACTCGACCGTCGACAGGCCGTGCTCCTCGAGTTGGGTGGCCATCCGAGCCGACAGGCCGGCGTGCACCTCGAAGAAGAGGCCGGCGGCGGTGATCCGGGGGTCGTCGAACACGGTCTGATCCACCCGTCCATCCTAGCAGTACTTGACAGGAGGAATATTGCCGACGCTATAGTTGCTCAGTCAGTCGTTGGGTTATTAAACAACATTCCGGAGGCAGCACCATGACCAGCAACACCGAGTCGGTTACCCGCGACTGGGACGGCCTCACCATTCCCGCCGCCGGCACCTACCTGCTGGACGTCGCGCACAAGCGGGTCGGCTTCCTGGCCCGGCACATGATGGTGAGCAAGGTTCGCGGCGAGTTCGCCGACGCGACCGCGACGATCACCGTCGCCGAGGACCCGATGCAGTCGGCGGTCAGCGCCACCATCCAGGCCGCCAGCATCACCACCGCCCAGGCCGACCGCGACGCCCACCTGCGCAGCCCCGAGTTCCTGGACGTGGCGGCCTTTCCGACCCTGGAGTTCCGCAGCACCGGCGTGAAGTCCCGCGACGGCAACGAGTTCGTGCTCACGGGTGAGCTGACCATCAAGGGCGTCAGCCGTACCGTCGACCTGGAGGTCGAGTTCGAGGGCGTCGGCCGCAGCCCGTTCGGCCAGGACATCTTCGGCTTCTCCGCGAGCACCGAGATCGACCGCGAGGACTTCGGCCTCACCTGGAACGTCGCCCTGGAGACCGGCGGCGTCCTGGTCGGCAAGAAGGTGAAGATCGAGATCGAGGGTGAGGCCGTCCGTCAGGTCTGACCGCCTGCTCCCTCCCGACGGGTCCGCGCCGCACCGGCACGGGCCCGTTCCCGTCCCGGTGACCGGTCCGGCTGGCCCGGTTCCCGCACCGAGTTCCACGTCAGCGAGGCGGTCGACAAGAACCAGGCGGTGTCGACGCGTGCGAATTGTCACGACTTGTTCGTCGGCACGAGTGGTGGCGGCGGGGCCCGGCTGGGTAGGGATGCAGGTGGAGCGTCCGGTGGGCGGTCGTCGACCGGACGGTCGTCGTTCCGGTCGCTGGATCGCCGACCGGACGGTCGTCGTTCCGGTCGCTGGATCGCCGGCCGGGCCTCTGGCCCTGTCGGCTCGGCGCTCCTACCGTGGATGGTTCACAATGCGCTGCGGAACGGCACCGTTCCGTTGCGCCGCGCGCCGGGAGGACACATGGGCAGGGACGTCGAGCGGGGCGCCTTCTCCCGGGAGGACCGGGTCCGATACCGGCAGAAGGTACGGCGGTGCCTCGACGTCTTCGCGTTGATGCTCGACGACTTCGGGTTCGACGCCGACCGCCCGATGACCGGGCTGGAGATCGAGCTGAACCTGATGGACGCGGCAGCGGAGCCGGCCATGCGCAACGAGGAGATCCTCGCCGCGATCGCAGACCCGCTGTTCCAGACGGAACTGGGCCGGTTCAACCTGGAGCTGAACGCCCAACCCCGGCTGATCGAGGGCAACGGCTTCGGCGACTACGAGGGTGACCTGCGCAGCAGCCTCGCCCGTGCCGACGAGCGGGCGGCCCGGTCGGACGCCCGGATCGTGCTGGTGGGCATCCTGCCCACCCTCACCGAACGCCACCTGGTCGCCGACAACCTCTCCACCAACGAGCGGTACCGGGTGCTCAACGACCAGATCGTCGGCGCCCGCGGCGAGGACATCGAACTCGACATCCGCGGCGTCGAGCGGCTGCGGACCCACACCGACTCGATCGCGCCCGAGGCCGCCTGCACGAGCGTCCAGTTCCACCTCCAGGTCGCGCCCGACAGCTTCGCCGACTACTGGAACGCCTCGCAGGCCATCGCCGGGGTGCAGGTGGCGGTGGGCGCGAACTCGCCCTACCTCTACGGCCGCCAGCTCTGGGCGGAGACCCGGATAGCGCTGTTCGAGCAGGCCACCGACACCCGGCCGGACGAGCTGAAGGCCCAGGGCGTACGCCCCCGGGTCTGGTTCGGTGAGCGATGGATCACCTCGATCTTCGACCTGTTCGAGGAGAACGTCCGTTACTTTCCGCCGCTGCTGCCGATCTGCGAGGAGGAGGATCCGGTCGAGATCCTGCACGCCGGCGGGGTGCCCGAACTGAGCGAGCTGCGCCTGCACAACGGCACGGTCTACCGCTGGAACCGCCCGGTGTACGACATCATGAACGGCCGCCCGCACCTGCGGGTCGAGAACCGGGTGCTGCCGGCCGGGCCCACCGTGGTCGACATGCTGGCCAACGCGGCCTTCTACTTCGGCCTCGCCCGTGGCCTGGCGGAGTCCGACCGGCCCATCTGGAGCCAGCTCACCTTCAGCTCCGCCGAGGAGAACTTCCACGCGGCGGCCCGACGCGGCATGGACGCCGTGCTGCACTGGCCCCGGCTCGGCGAGGTGCCGGTCACCAAACTCGTCCTCGACGTGCTGCTGCCCACGGCGGCGGCCGGTCTCGACGGCTTCGGCGTGGCCCCGGCCGAACGTGACCGGCTGCTCGGGATCATCGAACAGCGTTGCCGGACCGGCCGCAACGGCGCGGTGTGGCAGACCGAGACGGTGTGGGCGGCCGAGCGGCACCGTGGCATGCACCGCGACGCCGCGCTGCACCACATGGTGCAGCGGTACGCCGAACACCAGCGCGGCAACGAGCCGGTGCACACCTGGCCGGTGGACTGACCCCGCCGTACGCCCCCGTCAGCGGGGCCGGCGGGACGGCCGGCCCCGGCGCGGGGCCGGGTCCGCGGTCGCGTCGTCCGGCTCCGTCGACGGCTGCCCGGCCGCCGCCGCAGGTGGCTTCCCGGCCGCCGATTCCGCGGGTGGCCTCCCGGCGTGCGGCTCCGGGTCGGCGCCGGGATCGGCGACGGCGGCGAAGGTCGAGGTGGTGATCGGCGTGTCGTCCCGCGCCGGATCCGGCGCGGGGGCCCGCTTCGCCGCACGGGTGCCGGTGGTCGGGCGGGGGGAGGTCGCGGTCGCCCGGGCCGGATGGGCGGACGGCTCCCCGGTGCGCTGACGCGGCACCGTCACCGCCCGGCCCGCGCGATCGCGCCGCTCGCCCGCCGCGCCGGTGTCGTCGGCCAGCGCCGTGCCGGCCGGGGCCGTGTTCACGTCGTCGGCCAGCGCCGAGCCGGTGTCGTCGCCCGGATCCGGCGCCCGTCGCTGCGCCCGCCGCCGGTCGGCCCGCTGCGCCAGCGCCGCGACCAGCGTGGAACCGCCGACGCCCACGATCACCGCATACGGGGCGATCAGGTGGGCCGACACCTGTTCCGGGCTGATCTCCGTCAACCTCGGCACCGCCAGGAAGTACGCGGTCGCCACGAGCAGCGGACCGGCCGCGCCGGAGGCGGTCGTGCCGACCCGCCCGGCCGGCAGCCGCGCGGCCCGGCGCGCGGCGAACACGCCGATCACCAGCGCGGACCCCAGCGAGAGGACCGCCCCGGGCCAGTAGAAGTAGTCCCGGAGCCAGAACTGCCCGCTGTCGGAACTGAACTGCCAGATCCCGAGCTGTGCGGTGGTGAGACCCCGGCCGGCCAGCACCGAGTCGGCCACGGCGACCACGGCGAGCAGCCACAGCCAGGCGGCGGTGGCCGTCACGTT
Protein-coding regions in this window:
- a CDS encoding TetR/AcrR family transcriptional regulator, yielding MTVEQQARGTTNSTGSGRRRSRKDEILEIAVGLFAAKGYHGVSMDDIGAAAGVTGPALYHHFAGKEAMLVAALVPVSEGLLAGGQERAAGRPGDPRGALESLIDFHVEFALANPAVIALHLHELDRLPEEPRRRIRRLQRLYVEEWVTVLTALHAGLPDGEARVLAHAAFGLMNSTPFLGGEVDRHRRAELLRSATLAALLAPTTPA
- a CDS encoding acetyl-CoA carboxylase biotin carboxylase subunit; protein product: MIESLLVANRGEIARRIIRTARRLGVRAIAVHSEADADLPFVAEADEAVCVGPANPAQSYRNVEGILAAAKSTGAQAIHPGYGFLSENADFARTVESSGLVWVGPGADAITAMGDKINARNLMAAAGVPVAPGTTEPAADLAAAVAAAAEIGYPVMVKAAAGGGGMGMGVATDEAALTTEYEKVRTFAERMFGDGSVLIERYFPRVRHVEVQILGLADGRVVALGERECSVQRRNQKLVEESPSPAVSPELRERFLAAAVRAGEAVGYRNAGTVECLLDPATGEFFFLEMNTRLQVEHPVTELVYGVDLVEEQLRVAAGLAPTFDPDALAPRGHAIELRVNAEDPKRFLPGPGVIRTWVEPAGEGVRVDSGYAADNTVTPFYDSLMAKLIVSGATRAEAIEQARAAVAGFEIAGPKNNLPFFAELLENAEFLSGDYDTGIVSRMR
- a CDS encoding hydroxymethylglutaryl-CoA lyase — protein: MAELPEFVSIREVGPRDGLQNEEPIPTDAKVRLLDALSRTGVRRIEAVSFVHPKAIPQMADADEVWRRAARVDGVRYSALVPNTRGAQRALAAGFTEIEVVVSASDTHNRRNVNRSTDESLDDIAELIELLHGAGARAEVIVATSFGCPYEGDTEPARVAAIVDRVVRDGADRVAFGDTTGMGTPRRVRDLLTAVRDRNAQVPVLMHFHNTRGTALANMLTALELGVTEFDASVGGLGGCPYAPGASGNLATEEAVHMLHDMGIDTGIDLDALIEVAELAEELTGRRLPSGVLRAGPRSRLTPLPV
- a CDS encoding acyl-CoA carboxylase subunit beta, with the protein product MTLDGEALEQLRKRARAGGADKYHAANAAKGKLFARERVALLVDEGSFVEDGLYANATAEGLPADGVVTGTATIDGRQVCLMANDSTVKAGSWGARTVEKIIRIIERAYATGVPMVYLVDSAGARITDQVDLFPGRRGAGKIFWNQVRASGSIPQVCALFGPSAAGGAYIPAFCDVVAMVDGNASMYLGSDRMVEMVTGEKTTLEAMGGAKVHCAESGVGHFLCKTEADALDVVRRYLSYLPANWTQAPPAAPAVEASAKVDLAALVPASERQAFDMRRYVKGLLDDGSFFEIQALWAKELTIGFGRLNGEVVGVVGNNSMFKGGVLFVDSADKATRFVQLCDAFNVPLLFLSDVPGFMVGSAVEKQGIIRHGAKMITAISEATVPKICVVVRKAYGAGLYAMAGPGFEPDATIALPTAKIAVMGAEAAVNAVYANKIAAITDEAERAAFVAAKREEYERDIDVVRLASELVVDAIVEPHELRAELVRRFAAARTRDRHFSRRRHGVTPV
- a CDS encoding acyl-CoA dehydrogenase family protein, which codes for MDFRLTEEQEALRSSVRDFAREVVAPVIAEHYEKHTFPYEVIRQMGKMGLFGLPFPEEHGGMGGDYFALCLALEELARVDSSVAITLEAAVSLGAMPIFRFGTAEQKAQWLPRLLSGEALAGFGLTEPGTGSDAGGTQTRAVLDGDEWVINGSKAFITNSGTDITALVTVTAVTGTRPDGSKELSTIIVPSGTPGFTVAPGYSKVGWTASDTHELTFDDCRVPAANLLGERGRGFAQFLRILDEGRIAIAALAVGLAQGCVDESVKYAREREAFGQPIGNYQAIQFKIADMEMKAHTARLAYYDAAARMLAGEPFKRQAAIAKLHASTIAVDNAREATQIHGGYGFMNEYPVARFWRDSKILEIGEGTSEVQRMIIARDLGM
- a CDS encoding MarR family winged helix-turn-helix transcriptional regulator, which produces MDQTVFDDPRITAAGLFFEVHAGLSARMATQLEEHGLSTVEFEVLTRLARSPGNQLRMTDLAAQTSLSTSGVTRVVDRMERDGLLTRRACPADRRSSYAVVTKAGLHRLDQTLPGHLELIEQWFTGQLDPAALRALLDGLRRIRDAVHPGATAGSTCHAAPTGPAPTDH
- a CDS encoding YceI family protein → MTSNTESVTRDWDGLTIPAAGTYLLDVAHKRVGFLARHMMVSKVRGEFADATATITVAEDPMQSAVSATIQAASITTAQADRDAHLRSPEFLDVAAFPTLEFRSTGVKSRDGNEFVLTGELTIKGVSRTVDLEVEFEGVGRSPFGQDIFGFSASTEIDREDFGLTWNVALETGGVLVGKKVKIEIEGEAVRQV